A single genomic interval of Cyprinus carpio isolate SPL01 chromosome B24, ASM1834038v1, whole genome shotgun sequence harbors:
- the LOC109049535 gene encoding gap junction delta-4 protein-like → MAKQTASEIIFITLNHNITLIGKAWLVLVVFLRILVLLFAGYPLYQDEQERFVCNTIQPGCANVCYDMFAPLSLVRFWLVQLTTLCLPYVVFVIYVIHKVSSGLPADSGTSESIKADSIYKIHQESFRKASLCKTIMKAEKGLVQYFTGAYILHLLLRIVVEAGFGAAHYYLFGFHIHKRFMCQQSPCTTMVDCYISRPTEKTIMLNFMLGAAALSLLLNVCDLICAIQRSVRQKSKGKMLVEKMYAEEQYYLSGNGNQGVDTSIQPNQDVMGPGGFRKRGTRNSSCDEAASILLDDDPPQASPLAGMPTIAGMPGSNNNDDSSSYQPIQEEGMVREGSEVALYPSEPLGTHRSVRVSKCSRLKPPPPPRRDKLAAQGAIDVSGATAVCTRRVGQYTLVEMTTGEDVPTCNGDGQEKRSEWV, encoded by the exons ATGGCTAAACAGACTGCATCTGAAATTATCTTCATAACATTGAACCACAACATCACTCTCATAG GGAAAGCATGGCTCGTCCTGGTGGTATTCCTCAGAATCCTGGTCTTGCTGTTTGCTGGTTATCCCCTCTACCAGGATGAGCAGGAAAGATTTGTGTGTAACACCATTCAGCCCGGTTGTGCCAACGTGTGCTACGACATGTTTGCCCCTCTTTCCCTTGTCCGATTCTGGCTGGTGCAGCTCACCACCCTTTGCCTTCCTTATGTGGTGTTTGTCATCTATGTGATCCACAAAGTGAGTTCTGGTCTACCTGCTGACAGCGGGACTTCTGAGTCCATAAAAGCAGACTCCATCTATAAGATCCATCAAGAATCGTTCAGGAAAGCATCTCTTTGTAAGACCATCATGAAGGCTGAGAAGGGCCTGGTGCAGTACTTCACAGGAGCCTACATCTTGCATCTGTTGCTTCGGATAGTTGTAGAAGCTGGATTTGGAGCTGCACATTATTACTTGTTTGGCTTCCACATCCACAAACGCTTCATGTGTCAGCAATCACCTTGCACAACAATGGTGGACTGCTACATCTCTAGGCCCACTGAGAAAACCATCATGCTGAACTTTATGTTGGGGGCAGCCGCTTTGTCCTTGCTACTAAACGTGTGCGACCTAATCTGTGCCATCCAGCGCTCTGTGAGGCAAAAAAGCAAGGGAAAGATGCTAGTAGAGAAGATGTACGCAGAGGAGCAGTACTACTTGTCAGGGAATGGGAATCAAGGTGTCGACACCAGCATCCAGCCGAATCAAGATGTGATGGGACCGGGAGGGTTCCGCAAAAGAGGGACCAGAAACTCAAGTTGCGATGAAGCTGCTTCCATTCTTTTGGACGATGACCCTCCACAAGCTTCACCTCTTGCAGGAATGCCTACAATTGCTGGAATGCCTGGTTCCAACAACAATGACGACAGCAGCAGCTACCAACCCATCCAAGAAGAGGGGATGGTTAGAGAGGGCAGTGAAGTGGCACTGTACCCCAGTGAGCCTTTGGGGACTCATAGATCCGTCCGAGTTAGCAAATGCAGTCGTCTCAAACCTCCACCACCTCCACGACGGGACAAACTAGCTGCTCAAGGTGCAATTGATGTCTCGGGGGCAACAGCGGTGTGTACCAGAAGAGTAGGGCAATATACTCTGGTAGAAATGACCACCGGTGAGGACGTACCAACTTGCAATGGAGACGGACAAGAAAAGAGGTCGGAATGGGTTTGA